The Vanessa tameamea isolate UH-Manoa-2023 chromosome 20, ilVanTame1 primary haplotype, whole genome shotgun sequence nucleotide sequence AGCTATACTCTCCGTTTTAACGCAACTGCCTAAGTCGTCACATGATATTACAAGTTTCAGCATTGATGTCTTGCAACATGATGTATGTGATGAAAacgaatatataaattgatttatttacttactttttatcATGTAAGAACTAATATACATACTGtatggtggtagatttttgtgtAAGAACTGCATATCCTACTGCCAAATAGTATCGGACCGACGATTAATTTCTGGCCAAAGCCAAAGCTAATATTTATCTGAAGAAAGTGAATTTAAGATTAGCTATAAGTGAATGaaataaagtgtttttattttcttggaGGTAGGTCTTTATGCAAGTCCATCTGGGCAGGTACACtaacttatcagatattcttccactAAACGGTAATACTGGTGTATTCTGGTTAgaagggcgagtgagtcagtgtaactggcACAAGtctaacaggcacaagggacgtaacatcttagttcccaaggttgggttATTTAATATGGGTGCATTTGCAtgcgatatgaggaatgattaatatttcttaccttgTGATTCTTAACCATGAGAGGGAAAATTATACCCTCAacaacctatttaaaaaaaaacaaatttaatttatggtgactgtttatatataatatatacaagatgCATATAATAATCTTGCAATTTGCGAtgagaaatatttcttacagtgagaAAATCTACTGgcagtggtgacttaccatcaggtgatccaatTTGGTAGTTTgcctacataatttaaatattaagaaataatatagactgaagcaaaataaaaatttaattgatcaaaattatttttcataaaacattttatgttttgtttcagcataactgtttaatattaattatagatgGTGTTTTTAAAGAGGAATCCACAAAAGTATCGCCAGAGCGAATTTTGCAATTTAGAAGAACGTTTATATTTCACGTACATTCTGTACATACAATGtcattttataacattgttCATGAAATGTTTAGTGTGTCGTTAGCTTCGCCGGAAATagtaaaaaacagttttaaggTGAGACTCTGATGGACAAAAGTagagaagaagaagaaataacGGGTTGTATATGTTCAGCTTAGTAAAGGCGAATGAAAGTCGATTTGTTGTCTCTGCTGCTGGTGTCTCCAAAATGTTTCCTTTTAACAGCGATGGGAAATTTGATGCGACTTTTGATCTTCAGCTAAGAGTCCCGTGTTCTATCAAATGGTTCATTTTGGCCCCAAATAGAAATATCCTTTTAGATTATTTCATTTGGTATTTATGGCAAAATTGAGTACATTTTCTCTTTTACACTTTCAGCATCCTGTGAGGaatttaaatcaattgacaCTCATTAATCCTGAACAAGAGGAAAAAGACGTTATTTGTACAGCATTTATGTATTACACGCAATTAAAAAGAGTAGAAGCTGAAGCGTAAGTTATTTCCAAAAACATGACTGCATTTTTAGATATCTTATACAACTTATATTTAAGAGAATTAAGACTTCCGTAGTGCTTAAAATTATCTGTTTgtcgtctgtccgtctgtctgtctaaatgtgtgttgctctttcaaggccaTACCACTTagccgaatttgatgtaatatgTTAACCTTTAACCtcaaggacataggctacttttttatagttCTCACATAGCGACTAGCCCCTTAAACTTGAGATACCTTAAACTGCAACTACAATACACgtcatacaaacatacatacataatatatacagctaatagtttattaaaaattattaaataaaaaatagtctgATGAGTTGTTATGGAAGAGCGAGACCTTCTGACAAAGATATTGATACTTACTGGAAGGTCTTAACTTACTCTTAACGTTTTGGTGGaaataaagatgaaaaataagagttcatttatttttaaattagtttaaattagtataaataaatgaatatattaatcaaaagggtattttgttataataagttaattcggcaacgaaaaaaaaatgcgaattattttaaagtatttttataatacgccATTAACACACGAGAAAAGTAGAGAATACAATAATGCTTTATGCTaaactatttgtttataatgtttttatttctaaatgatACAGTATGCatggaattaataataaaaatcattttttacagCCGTCTACTTTCTCATGATTGGGATTTACGAGTAGCGCTAAAAGCATTTGCAACAGACTGCAAAAATGACATAATTCATCcagataaatttgaaaatacacAACTGCTAGTAGATGAAATTGACTAAATAAAGCTTTATATGAGGATTTTAAAGGAGTTTTATTTTTCGGTAAACTTTccttattagttaaattaaacgttttaaaaaagttttacgtGAATCGGTGAATCTGAACTATTATTTCCTATCAACTTAACAAAAAacttggttgcctggaagagatcgctatctAGCGATAaagtcgccaaaattgtacgcgtctTTTATTAAGGCTTTATCTAcgttgtctttatttattttcgctGTGTGGTGTACactaaaagtataaagtaaagtaaaaaagaaagaagaaaaaCCTTAACTATTTAATAGTAGATAACATTATCATCATTAGTTAGTCATTACCCCTTTTTTGGGAAACGTATATTGCGAAAATGGCGCCTCTTAATTATTACCAaaatctttgtttaataaataatttactttaagacaaaaacatttgaatttagtgaataaaaataaatataggtttGCATATGGGTTAGTCCTAGTACTTCGCTGATTAATCAGTATACTGTCTGGATCGCGGGTGACCATATAATGGCATCCCATtccaatatacatttatttaattattgttttgtagCATTAGAGTATGTGAGGAGTTGATGGTTTCTTTCCTGATGAGCTTTTGCAAAGCCACGACatactgttttttattaataatgatttttttatgtaatacaaataacttaaatttgcAATGTTCTTGGTGGAGGTTTAGATGGAagtcattacatattattaacaatgcTTCTAAAAAGTAAAGATATTATCTAGggtataataaaaacgaaaaccaTATTCCACAAAGCTATATAGTAGTGTAGTGTTTGTAATCAAACGACggcatttacttattttttgtcCTTGATCACATTTATCGTTCGTTCTGCTCGCAAGGCGATGAGCGACTTAGTAATtccaagttaaattataaaattattcaatgttAAGGAGTTTCTTTTTAgtatacttttatgtttttacttGTCTTTAATATTTACTAGTAGCAACACTGCTTTGGGAAACgccaaaacttaatttaattttttaatcatatcgTGAGACTGAGTGACATTTCGTCAGCTTCAAAATACATAGTAATAATTTTTCTGTgaactaaataaatgaatgaaaaataatttctaacgattgttggaattaaaataattagtgagCTAATTATTGTGCCAGTAacttaataattacattgttgttaaacaaaaatatataaaatgtccaATAATTCCATGGGTCAAGCATCTAACATGCCAACAATAGGAGCAATAAACACTCAAGGGATACAATTTGTCAACAATCCGCTTCAGAGCCCACAGCTACAAAATACTTCGATACAAGGATCACCTTCACAGCATAGTCCAATGGGTACACAGGCGCAAGTAAGCGGGAAAGTAAATCAAACAGGTGGAGGCGATCAAACAACTCaggtaaactttaaaatttctaCCCACTTATAGAACTAATAATATTTGAGTTTCGTCAGGTATAATGTTATACTAAGTGTAATTTCAagtttaacatattttgtttgtatcctgttgttttgttataatgaactagaatttgtataaataaaaatgaatattacacAAACAATATCAACTTAGATTTTGTTATTCATGCAAAAGTAGTATATAACAATTATCtctaagaatattttctttattatttgtaagttttGAAATTGTATAGGTttggttaatatataaataaataataaatgttttaatgataaaactTCAGAAgcttaaattgatttattatttgctaattactaatatataatgctTTTGATTAAATGTGATGGTTggttaaaaattcaattatttttataatagtttcaCAGAGAAAATAGCATAAAATCTTTTggatttaataaagtaataacaaCCTGTCAACTAAGAGAGATTGGGTTAGATTTAGGGGGTCAAGGTCGAAATTCACTGTAACAAACATACAGGTACACACCTAATTTCTTAACTTGAGCAGGGATGATTTTGACAAATgctttatatatagtttttttttatatttatggatatatttacttggtggtagggctttgtgcaatcccgtctgggtaggtaccacccactcatcagatattctaccgccaaataacagtactctgtattgttgtgttctggttagaagggtgagtgagccagtgtaatcacaggcacaagggacataacatcttagttcccaatgttggtggcgcataggtgatgtaaggaatggttaatatttcttacagcgcctttgtctatgggcggtggtgaccacttatcatcaggtggcccatatgctcgtccgccaatcaaagccataaaaaaaaaaaaagatattctatataatcttatttggttttttatataatggcaGCTTCTCAGCAGACCACGACTACAGGAGCTAGTAAGAGAGGTGGACCCCACTGTGCAATTAGATGAAGAAGTTGAAGAGATGCTCCTTCAGTTGGCCGATGACTTCATCGATACTACCTTAAATGCAGCTTGTTCACTTGCAAAACACAGACATGTTCTGAATGTGGAGCTAAGAGATGTGCAATTACATTTAGGTAAGCTTTTGCTGAATTATATAAAGTTGTAAGAAAAAAGATATATTCTTTCTATGCAAGATCAATTTTTCTATGTTGCTCTCCATATGGAGAACTTTTTATGAGGCAAGTTCCAAAGTAcgatgaaagaaatattatgttCCAATAAAGATGTTCCTTCTGTGACAAGAATGCATTATAAAATCTTATCAAACACTGTCACCAGGCAGTGCATTATtctgtttatatacataaaaagacaacattacatgtatatatatttaaagcagaatatcaataattatctttgataaataatggcactataataaatattggaataaaatatcttcataACCAcacaaatttcaaaaattttaggTATTGAACAAACAAACATCTTGCCATTCACATTTTTCACAAATCCTTATACTAAAAGAAAATTGGAAGCTTGTAACATTATTCTGTGTATCCCATATATGGCAGCAATTTTAATTCAACAGAATAATGCATCTACTGTTTGGTAAACGGTTTTAGGTTGGACTTATTATAACGCTAACTGCATCGAGAGGGttaacatatatactatatttttaacaataatttctttattatgttattattacagAGCGACAATGGAACATGTGGATTCCTGGTTTTGGAAATGACGAACTGCGACCATACAAACGCGCGGCAGTCACTGAAGCTCATAAGCAAAGAATGGCTCTAATcagaaaaac carries:
- the LOC113401689 gene encoding transcription initiation factor TFIID subunit 12: MSNNSMGQASNMPTIGAINTQGIQFVNNPLQSPQLQNTSIQGSPSQHSPMGTQAQVSGKVNQTGGGDQTTQLLSRPRLQELVREVDPTVQLDEEVEEMLLQLADDFIDTTLNAACSLAKHRHVLNVELRDVQLHLERQWNMWIPGFGNDELRPYKRAAVTEAHKQRMALIRKTIKKY